In Astatotilapia calliptera chromosome 23, fAstCal1.2, whole genome shotgun sequence, a genomic segment contains:
- the tnfaip8l1 gene encoding tumor necrosis factor alpha-induced protein 8-like protein 1, with translation MDSFSTKSLALQAQKKLMSKMATKSVASLFIDDTSSEVLDELYRVTKEYTRNRKESQKIIKNLIKMVVKLGVLYRNNQFNSEELILVENFRKKVHTLAMTAVSFHQIEFTFDRRVMSAILNDCRDLLHQAIKRHLTAKSHSRVNHVFNHFADCDFLATLYGPSEVYRGHLQRICNGINKMLDEGNL, from the exons ATGGACTCCTTCAGCACCAAGAGCCTGGCCCTGCAGGCGCAGAAGAAGCTGATGAGCAAGATGGCTACCAAGAGCGTGGCCAGCCTCTTCATCGACGACACCAGCAGCGAAGTGCTGGACGAGCTGTACCGCGTCACCAAGGAGTACACCCGCAACCGCAAAGAGTCCCAGAAGATCATCAAGAACTTGATCAAGATGGTGGTGAAGCTGGGAGTGCTCTACAGAAACAACCAGTTCAACAGTGAGGAGCTGATCCTGGTGGAGAACTTCAG GAAGAAGGTCCACACTCTGGCCATGACGGCGGTCAGTTTCCACCAGATCGAGTTCACCTTTGACCGGCGCGTCATGAGCGCCATCTTGAATGATTGCCGCGACCTGCTGCACCAGGCCATCAAGCGCCACCTGACAGCCAAGAGCCACTCGCGAGTCAACCACGTCTTCAATCACTTTGCCGACTGTGACTTCCTGGCGACTCTGTACGGGCCCTCGGAGGTTTATCGCGGCCACCTGCAGAGGATCTGTAACGGGATCAATAAGATGCTCGACGAAGgcaacctctga